The Zingiber officinale cultivar Zhangliang chromosome 9A, Zo_v1.1, whole genome shotgun sequence genome window below encodes:
- the LOC122020961 gene encoding glycerate dehydrogenase HPR, peroxisomal-like: protein MAKPISIQVWNPSGKYRVVSTKSMPGDRWIRLLTDQDCRVEICTEEKTILSVDDILTLIGDRCDGVIGQLTEDWGEVLFSALKRAGGTSFSNMAVGYNNVDVSAANKYGVAVGNTPGVLTETTAELAAALSLTAARRIVEADQFMRAGLYDGWLPHLFVGNLLKGQTVGVIGAGRIGSAYARMMIEGFKMNLIYYDLYQATRLEKFVTAYGQFLQVNGEQPVTWKRAATMEDVLREADVISLHPVLDKTTYHLINKERLGIMKKEAVLVNASRGPVIDEAALVEHLKANPMFRVGLDVFEDEPLMKPGLSEQKNAVVVPHIASASKWTREGMATLAALNVLGTIKGYPVLGDPNSMDKFLDESSPVPAACPSIVNAKQLGLQISNL from the exons ATGGCGAAGCCAATATCGATCCAAGTGTGGAACCCTAGCGGGAAGTACCGAGTTGTAAGTACCAAATCCATGCCCGGAGATCGGTGGATTCGTCTCTTGACTGACCAAGACTGCCGCGTCGAG ATATGCACCGAGGAGAAAACTATACTATCGGTGGATGACATTCTTACTCTGATCGGGGATCGGTGCGACGGAGTAATTGGACAG TTAACGGAGGACTGGGGTGAGGTGTTGTTCTCTGCACTGAAGAGAGCCGGAGGAACCTCTTTCAGTAACATGGCTGTTGGGTACAATAATGTCGATGTCAGTGCCGCTAACAAATACGGGGTTGCTGTTGGGAACACCCCT GGAGTTCTGACAGAGACCACGGCAGAATTGGCTGCTGCGCTTTCACTAACAGCTGCCAGAAGAATAGTTGAAGCAGATCAGTTCATGAGAGCTGGCTTATATGACGGATGGCTTCCTCATTT GTTTGTTGGAAACTTACTCAAAGGGCAGACAGTGGGAGTGATTGGAGCTGGTCGTATCGGGTCTGCGTACGCTAGAATGATG ATTGAGGGTTTCAAGATGAACCTCATATACTATGACCTGTATCAGGCCACAAGACTAGAGAAGTTCGTGACAG CATATGGACAGTTCCTACAAGTAAATGGTGAACAACCTGTTACATGGAAACGAGCTGCTACCATGGAGGATGTGCTTAGAGAAGCCGATGTA ATAAGTCTTCATCCTGTGCTGGACAAGACTACATATCACCTCATAAACAAAGAGAGACTGGGTATCATGAAGAAG GAAGCAGTGCTGGTGAATGCAAGTCGAGGACCAGTGATTGATGAAGCTGCTTTGGTTGAACATCTGAAAGCAAACCCTATGTTCCGGGTCGGTCTTGATGTTTTTGAG GATGAACCATTAATGAAACCTGGTCTTTCTGAGCAGAAAAATGCAGTTGTTGTTCCACACATTGCTTCTGCCTCGAAG TGGACGCGTGAAGGAATGGCCACCCTTGCCGCTTTAAATGTTCTT GGAACGATAAAAGGATACCCggttttgggtgatccaaacagCATGGATAAGTTCTTGGACGAGAGCTCTCCTGTTCCTGCAGCATGTCCAAGCATTGTTAACGCCAAACAACTTG GTTTGCAAATTTCAAATCTGTGA